A region from the Silene latifolia isolate original U9 population chromosome 7, ASM4854445v1, whole genome shotgun sequence genome encodes:
- the LOC141592601 gene encoding putative disease resistance protein RGA1, producing the protein MTSTELSITKVVTDNLLKAMNKLMLEDTTLGYESELKKLQGSVSSINEVLLNALKNEEHLTNENRRCIERIKDVIYEADDVVDELHAVNYLKKYGKPTSRIKSLFSSTSGMIKGVRKQCQDIGGMYINIHPSERIISRESIFTREDTYSYLYAPNVIGRDNDVETVVKMLIYGNCSIVSIIGMGGLGKTTVAQLVFNQTEVVNTFTKRVWVCVGFGECFNFEAICDKILRTGILSEKSLNADGDSSVRVLCQLLQETRFLLVLDDVWSENYGVFYELSKLFEGGKGSRILFTTRFRAVEKAIQVGLVHELEGLSEDDSWQLFASTAFDEGQERDSQLVEIGRNIAAQCANVPLALKVTGSLLYGQHRHKWLACQESIWDNTWHDSSTLFSILKLSYYQLETLPLKCCFTFCALFPKGFQIQKDLLLSLWMAQGYIQLSPYGTDSIDDLAEKYFTDLLERGFFQDVERNEYGDIVSCRIHDLMHVLAKQLAGEELSVVKISANISAKVHHVFHDAKHNKEVSFGKTKTRTYLLSGFQGQFPVATVVANCKSLRALGLYDLDDISLLDSIGKLIHLRYLDLSKNKELQKLPRSLTELCYLETLVLRGCSKLKELPSDLTKLTSLRCLDILGCELLSRMPSDMYNLTRLRTLTLFVMDDGDSSGKLTDLQNIKGLKGCIEILIPAKYTADGNHIFQMDNFKAVSLHFQKNDTVDRDSTFLEKLQPHAKLEGLTLKGYQGSVVHCAAIEKLVKLELISCEGLKHLSFLSKLGSLKSLILQNLLNLEYIEDASSTSASWLHEPKFLHSLEYLDISKMSSLEKWWGKADLLEGRAADSFKSKQLVFESLSHLRVESCPKLLSFPPCPKADKLYLTGLNATLSLFDLCPEGHLWAKEMEVDDIGYLKSLATSNEKVHTYNNLQKLKIGACSVPSSHSTMEESGVGDIKGDEDDEPWKLLHKSLQTLELDSLEKMVNLPEGMQHLTSLQHLIIKHCNNLKVIPEWISCLASLESLCIISCTGLKLLPESMRKLVSLRHLEIQGHTYLQKRCQPIHGEDWPKIQHIRSISAQQSL; encoded by the exons atgaCTTCGACGGAGCTAAGCATAACAAAAGTGGTGACAGATAATTTGTTGAAGGCTATGAATAAGTTAATGCTTGAAGACACCACTTTAGGTTACGAATCCGAGCTCAAGAAACTCCAGGGGAGTGTATCGTCTATCAACGAG GTTTTGTTGAATGCATTAAAAAATGAAGAGCATCTAACCAATGAAAATCGGCGTTGCATTGAGAGAATTAAAGATGTTATTTATGAAGCTGATGATGTAGTTGATGAGTTACATGCTGTTAATTACCTGAAGAAGTATGGTAAACCCACTTCAAGGATTAAGTCTTTGTTTTCTAGTACATCTGGAATGATTAAGGGGGTCAGAAAGCAGTGTCAGGATATTGGTGGCATGTATATAAATATTCACCCCTCTGAAAGGATTATCAGTAGAGAAAGCATTTTCACTAGAGAGGATACATATTCTTATTTGTATGCTCCTAATGTTATTGGGAGGGACAACGATGTTGAGACTGTTGTCAAGATGTTGATATATGGTAATTGTAGCATCGTTTCTATTATTGGAATGGGAGGGTTAGGGAAAACCACTGTCGCTCAACTCGTGTTTAATCAAACAGAGGTGGTCAATACTTTTACTAAGAGGGTTTGGGTTTGTGTTGGTTTTGGGGaatgttttaattttgaagcTATTTGTGATAAGATTCTAAGAACTGGGATTTTGTCGGAAAAGAGTTTGAATGCTGATGGTGACTCTAGTGTTCGTGTGTTGTGTCAGTTGCTTCAGGAGACCAGGTTCCTTCTTGTTCTTGATGATGTGTGGTCTGAGAATTATGGCGTTTTCTATGAACTTAGTAAACTGTTTGAAGGGGGAAAAGGGAGCCGTATTCTTTTTACAACACGTTTTAGAGCCGTGGAAAAGGCTATACAGGTGGGTCTTGTGCATGAATTAGAAGGTCTTTCAGAAGATGATTCATGGCAACTCTTTGCGTCGACTGCATTTGATGAAGGACAAGAAAGAGACTCTCAGTTGGTTGAGATTGGGAGGAACATTGCTGCGCAATGTGCTAATGTTCCTCTGGCCTTGAAGGTAACAGGCTCGCTTCTATATGGTCAGCATAGGCACAAGTGGCTCGCCTGCCAAGAGAGTATATGGGACAATACCTGGCATGATTCCTCTACTCTTTTTTCCATCTTAAAACTAAGCTATTATCAACTCGAAACACTACCCTTGAAATGTTGCTTTACCTTTTGTGCTTTGTTCCCCAAGGGTTTCCAAATTCAGAAGGATTTATTGCTTAGCCTTTGGATGGCACAAGGATACATTCAGCTATCACCTTATGGTACTGATAGCATAGACGATCTCGCCGAGAAATACTTTACGGATTTGTTGGAGAGAGGCTTCTTTCAAGATGTGGAAAGGAATGAATATGGTGACATTGTCTCTTGTAGAATCCATGACTTGATGCATGTTCTCGCTAAACAGTTGGCAGGGGAGGAACTTAGTGTCGTGAAAATCTCGGCAAACATCTCAGCAAAGGTCCATCATGTTTTTCATGATGCAAAACATAACAAAGAGGTGTCTTTTGGTAAGACAAAAACTCGAACTTATCTTCTATCAGGTTTCCAAGGCCAGTTTCCAGTGGCTACAGTGGTCGCAAACTGTAAGTCCCTGAGGGCATTGGGTTTGTATGATCTTGATGACATTAGTTTACTGGATTCCATAGGCAAACTAATCCATTTAAGATATCTGGATCTCTCTAAAAACAAAGAGCTTCAGAAGCTACCCAGATCACTAACAGAACTGTGCTATCTGGAGACACTTGTTCTAAGAGGTTGCTCAAAGCTGAAAGAATTACCGAGTGACTTGACAAAACTGACGTCTCTTAGGTGCTTGGATATACTTGGTTGCGAGTTGCTGTCCCGTATGCCTTCAGACATGTATAACTTGACCAGACTTCGTACTTTAACTTTATTTGTAATGGATGACGGAGATTCAAGTGGCAAGTTGACGGACTTGCAAAACATCAAGGGCCTTAAAGGTTGCATTGAGATCTTGATCCCTGCGAAGTATACAGCTGACGGAAACCATATATTTCAAATGGATAATTTCAAAGCAGTAAGCTTACATTTCCAAAAAAATGATACTGTGGATAGGGACTCAACTTTTTTGGAAAAGCTGCAGCCACATGCAAAACTCGAAGGGTTAACGTTAAAGGGCTACCAGGGCTCGGTAGTTCATTGCGCAGCTATCGAAAAACTGGTAAAACTTGAGCTTATATCGTGTGAAGGTTTGAAGCATCTTTCATTTCTCAGTAAACTAGGGTCTCTGAAATCCCTCATACTTCAGAATTTGCTAAATTTGGAGTATATAGAAGATGCAAGCAGCACCAGTGCTTCATGGTTACATGAACCAAAATTCCTCCACTCGCTCGAGTATCTGGACATTTCTAAAATGTCTAGCTTAGAAAAATGGTGGGGAAAGGCCGATTTGCTAGAAGGTCGTGCTGCTGATAGCTTCAAGAGCAAGCAACTAGTATTTGAAAGCCTTTCTCACTTGCGTGTCGAGAGTTGTCCCAAGTTGTTGTCATTTCCTCCCTGTCCAAAAGCGGACAAGTTGTATTTGACAGGGTTAAATGCAACACTGTCTTTATTCGATTTGTGTCCGGAAGGGCATCTCTGGGCAAAGGAGATGGAAGTAGACGATATTGGGTATCTCAAATCACTGGCAACGAGCAATGAAAAAGTACACACCTACAACAACCTGCAAAAGCTGAAGATCGGAGCATGCTCTGTACCGAGCAGCCACAGCACCATGGAGGAGAGCGGAGTTGGGGATATCAAAGGGGACGAGGATGATGAACCTTGGAAACTGCTTCACAAGAGTCTTCAGACCTTGGAATTAGATTCGTTGGAGAAGATGGTGAATCTCCCCGAGGGAATGCAGCACCTGACTTCCCTGCAACACCTGATCATAAAACATTGTAATAATTTGAAAGTGATACCAGAATGGATAAGCTGCTTGGCATCTCTTGAATCCCTTTGCATCATATCTTGCACCGGCCTTAAATTACTTCCAGAATCCATGCGGAAACTCGTATCCCTCCGCCATCTGGAGATACAAGGGCACACATACCTCCAGAAAAGATGTCAACCCATACATGGGGAAGACTGGCCAAAAATCCAGCACATTCGTTCCATCAGTGCTCAGCAGAGCTTGTAA